A part of Desulfomicrobium baculatum DSM 4028 genomic DNA contains:
- the metG gene encoding methionine--tRNA ligase, which produces MKPFFISTPIYYVNARPHLGHGYTTIVADSVSRFHRLKGDATFFLTGTDEHGDKIVQAAEAAGQDPKTYSDTISQLFKDLWPVLEVSNDQFIRTTDLRHKACVRHVLQTVFDKGDIYFDEYGGHYCFGCERFYTDKELVDGKCPDHQTVPTFIKEKNYFFRMSKYLEPLREYIEANPDFIQPERYRNEVLSMLKEDLGDLCISRPKTRLTWGIELPFDSDFVTYVWFDALINYISALGYPDGEDFRKYWSGAHHLVAKDILKPHAIFWPTMLMSAEIPLYKGLRVHGYWTVNETKMSKSIGNVVAPLDMAQKYGLSAFRYFLLSEMSFGQDSSFSEDALVGRFNADLANDLGNLFSRSLSMTHKYFGGVVPECGELLDLDREVLELGHNAMSNYQSQFEHFQFSRALKSLWELVRHLNKYIDSSAPWTLYKNKDMNRLGTVLYVILEGMRKVAVHLWPVMPSTSETMLTQLGVKFSIEGTDLESETSSWFGLAPGTPVAERSNLFPRQDLEQREEKAAEPKKAKPAKESKPEAKIEMACPDCIEFEDFAKVDLRVGTVLEATPHPEADRLLVLKIDTADETPRQVVAGIAEFFKPEELVGRQVVVVANLKPRKLRGLVSQGMVLAVKKEGGLALLGPSSEVSNGGKVS; this is translated from the coding sequence ACCGGCACGGACGAGCATGGCGACAAGATCGTGCAGGCCGCCGAGGCGGCCGGTCAGGATCCCAAGACCTATTCCGACACCATCAGCCAGCTTTTCAAGGACCTCTGGCCCGTGCTGGAGGTGAGCAACGACCAGTTCATCCGGACCACTGACCTGCGGCACAAGGCCTGCGTGCGCCACGTATTGCAGACCGTGTTCGACAAGGGCGACATCTATTTCGACGAGTACGGCGGGCATTACTGTTTCGGATGCGAGCGTTTCTATACGGACAAGGAACTGGTGGACGGCAAGTGCCCCGATCATCAGACCGTGCCCACCTTCATCAAGGAGAAGAACTACTTCTTCCGCATGAGCAAATATCTGGAGCCGCTGCGCGAGTACATCGAGGCCAACCCGGATTTCATTCAGCCCGAGCGCTACCGCAACGAAGTCCTGTCCATGCTCAAGGAAGACCTGGGCGATCTGTGCATCTCCCGGCCCAAGACGCGTCTGACCTGGGGTATCGAGCTGCCCTTCGACTCCGATTTCGTGACCTACGTGTGGTTCGACGCCCTCATCAATTACATCTCTGCGCTGGGCTACCCGGATGGCGAGGATTTCCGCAAATATTGGTCCGGGGCGCATCATCTGGTGGCCAAGGACATCTTGAAGCCTCACGCCATCTTCTGGCCGACCATGCTCATGTCGGCGGAGATCCCCCTCTACAAGGGTCTGCGCGTGCATGGGTACTGGACCGTGAACGAGACCAAGATGTCAAAGAGCATCGGCAACGTGGTCGCCCCCCTGGACATGGCCCAGAAATACGGCCTCAGCGCTTTTCGCTATTTCCTGCTCTCCGAGATGAGTTTCGGGCAGGACTCCTCGTTCAGCGAGGACGCGCTGGTGGGACGCTTCAACGCCGATCTGGCCAACGATCTGGGCAACCTCTTTTCGCGCAGCCTGTCCATGACCCATAAGTATTTTGGCGGGGTGGTCCCTGAATGCGGGGAGCTTCTCGATCTTGACCGGGAAGTGCTTGAACTCGGGCATAACGCCATGTCCAATTACCAGAGCCAGTTCGAACATTTTCAGTTTTCGAGGGCGCTCAAATCCCTGTGGGAACTGGTCCGCCATCTGAACAAATACATCGATTCCTCGGCCCCCTGGACCTTGTACAAGAATAAGGACATGAATCGGCTGGGAACGGTCCTTTACGTCATCCTCGAAGGCATGCGCAAGGTGGCCGTGCATCTGTGGCCCGTCATGCCGAGTACGAGCGAGACCATGCTGACCCAGTTGGGGGTGAAATTCAGCATAGAAGGCACGGACCTGGAGTCCGAGACCTCCTCCTGGTTCGGGCTGGCTCCCGGCACGCCTGTTGCGGAGCGCTCCAACCTCTTCCCCCGCCAGGATCTGGAACAGCGGGAGGAGAAGGCCGCAGAGCCCAAGAAGGCCAAGCCAGCCAAGGAGTCAAAGCCCGAGGCCAAGATCGAGATGGCCTGCCCGGATTGCATCGAGTTCGAGGATTTCGCCAAGGTCGACTTGCGCGTCGGCACTGTGCTTGAAGCCACTCCGCATCCCGAAGCGGACCGCTTGCTGGTGCTGAAGATCGACACCGCCGACGAAACGCCCCGGCAGGTCGTGGCCGGAATCGCCGAGTTTTTCAAGCCCGAGGAGCTGGTGGGCCGCCAGGTGGTCGTGGTCGCCAACCTGAAGCCGCGCAAGCTGCGTGGTCTGGTTTCCCAGGGCATGGTGCTGGCGGTGAAGAAGGAAGGGGGACTGGCGTTGCTTGGACCGAGTTCGGAAGTGAGCAACGGGGGCAAGGTGTCCTGA
- a CDS encoding formate--tetrahydrofolate ligase, translated as MPKAVQSDIAIAQKATMHHIRDIAAMLGLGDDQLEPYGKYKAKLPLSLAEKDQCKYGKLILVSAITPTPAGEGKTTVSIGLNDGLNRIGKKSMVVLREPSLGPVFGIKGGATGGGYSQLLPMEDINLHFTGDFAAIEKANNLLAALIDNNLQSKSRSLNLDGRTVAWKRVMDMNDRSLRRLVCGLGGLAHGVPRETGFDITAASEIMAILCLADDLPDLKRRLGDIFLGFTFSREPIHARDLNAQGAMAALLKEAVKPNLIQSLEGNPAIMHGGPFANIAQGTNTVIATRTGLCLADYVVTEAGFGFDLGGEKFLDIKCQSAGFDPCAVVLVATVRALKYHGGVELAHLAVPNTKALSRGLENLTKQIENVRLFHLTPIVAINRFATDTDEEHQVILDHCQFMGVQAAVMEAWEKGGEGAEELAELVAATADQCTAHYKPLYDWNQSVREKIEIIATRVYGAASVEYAPGALKDLEKIKQLGLEGLPVCIAKTQSSLSDQPGLRGRPRDFVATVREVEIASGAGFLVPITGNMMRMPGLPEVPSAEKIDIDEKGVISGLF; from the coding sequence ATGCCCAAGGCCGTGCAGTCCGACATCGCCATCGCCCAGAAAGCCACGATGCATCACATCCGCGACATCGCGGCAATGCTCGGCCTCGGGGACGACCAGCTTGAACCCTATGGCAAGTACAAGGCCAAGCTCCCGCTTTCCCTGGCCGAAAAAGATCAGTGCAAATACGGCAAGCTCATCCTGGTTTCGGCCATCACTCCGACCCCGGCAGGCGAAGGCAAGACCACCGTGTCCATTGGCCTCAATGACGGACTGAACCGCATCGGCAAAAAGTCCATGGTCGTGCTGCGCGAGCCGTCGCTCGGCCCGGTCTTCGGCATCAAGGGCGGCGCCACCGGCGGCGGCTATTCGCAACTCCTGCCCATGGAGGACATCAACCTCCACTTCACCGGCGACTTCGCGGCCATCGAAAAAGCAAACAATCTGCTGGCCGCCCTCATCGACAACAACCTGCAGAGCAAGAGCCGCTCACTCAACCTCGACGGCAGGACCGTGGCCTGGAAGCGCGTCATGGACATGAACGACCGTTCGCTCAGGCGCCTGGTCTGCGGCCTTGGCGGTCTGGCGCACGGCGTGCCCCGGGAGACGGGCTTCGACATCACGGCGGCGTCCGAGATCATGGCCATTCTCTGTCTGGCTGACGACCTGCCGGACTTGAAGCGCCGTCTGGGGGATATCTTTCTTGGATTCACCTTTAGCCGCGAACCCATCCACGCCCGGGACCTGAACGCCCAGGGGGCCATGGCCGCGCTGCTCAAGGAAGCCGTCAAACCCAACCTGATCCAGTCCCTGGAAGGCAACCCGGCGATCATGCACGGCGGCCCCTTCGCCAACATCGCCCAAGGCACCAACACGGTCATCGCCACCCGCACGGGGCTTTGCCTGGCCGATTATGTGGTCACAGAAGCGGGTTTCGGCTTTGACCTCGGCGGGGAGAAATTTCTGGACATCAAATGCCAATCCGCCGGATTCGATCCCTGCGCGGTGGTCCTGGTGGCCACGGTGCGGGCGCTCAAATACCATGGCGGCGTCGAACTTGCGCATCTGGCAGTGCCCAATACCAAGGCCCTCAGCCGAGGGCTGGAGAATCTCACCAAACAGATCGAGAACGTGCGACTCTTCCATCTAACCCCCATCGTGGCCATCAACCGTTTCGCCACGGACACGGACGAAGAGCATCAGGTCATCCTCGACCACTGTCAGTTCATGGGAGTGCAGGCGGCGGTCATGGAAGCGTGGGAAAAAGGAGGAGAAGGGGCCGAGGAGCTGGCCGAACTGGTCGCGGCCACGGCCGACCAGTGCACCGCGCATTACAAACCTCTGTACGACTGGAACCAGAGCGTGCGCGAAAAAATCGAGATCATCGCCACCCGCGTCTATGGAGCCGCCTCGGTGGAATATGCTCCCGGAGCGCTGAAAGATCTGGAAAAGATCAAGCAGCTGGGCCTTGAGGGATTACCCGTGTGCATCGCCAAGACGCAAAGCTCCCTCTCGGATCAGCCGGGGTTGCGCGGCCGCCCGCGCGACTTCGTAGCCACCGTGCGCGAGGTCGAAATCGCCTCTGGAGCGGGATTCCTGGTGCCCATCACCGGCAACATGATGCGCATGCCCGGCCTGCCGGAAGTTCCCTCGGCGGAAAAGATCGACATCGACGAAAAGGGCGTGATCAGCGGGCTGTTCTAA
- the argJ gene encoding bifunctional glutamate N-acetyltransferase/amino-acid acetyltransferase ArgJ, with the protein MTIPSGFQFSTAQCGFKRPGRSDLGLVVSTVPAVAAGVFTTNRFQAAPVLVARDILEKGSSGIRAIVVNSGQANACTGQEGIANCRATLELLSALGLEASAILPASTGVIGDQLKMELWEKAVPALRENLGRMGLVDMARAIMTTDTFPKLAAREVTLSSGTVRLAGFCKGAGMICPNMATMLGFILCDAGVEHEWWQQALVRCVDKSFNAITVDGDTSTNDCVLALANGTAVRALGADLDLLEEALLEICQDLAYMIVQDAEGGTKVMRINVRGAASMSDAQLAARAVGNSPLVKTALYGRDPNWGRIVAALGRSGAAFEPDDVVVRIAGMTIFRQGTPVKADWDSLLASALRRDVVDIDLELCAGEAELTLMASDFTEEYIKINAEYRT; encoded by the coding sequence ATGACCATCCCTTCTGGTTTCCAATTTTCCACCGCGCAGTGCGGTTTCAAACGGCCGGGGCGTTCGGATCTTGGGCTGGTGGTCAGCACGGTCCCGGCTGTAGCCGCCGGAGTCTTCACCACCAATCGCTTTCAGGCCGCGCCGGTTCTTGTGGCCAGGGACATCCTTGAAAAAGGTTCCTCGGGCATCCGCGCCATTGTCGTCAATTCCGGCCAGGCCAACGCCTGCACCGGTCAGGAAGGCATTGCCAACTGCCGGGCCACCCTTGAGCTGCTGTCCGCCCTCGGCCTCGAAGCGTCCGCGATTCTGCCCGCTTCCACAGGCGTTATCGGCGATCAGCTCAAGATGGAGCTGTGGGAAAAGGCGGTCCCCGCCCTGCGCGAGAATCTTGGGCGGATGGGGCTGGTGGATATGGCCCGCGCGATCATGACCACGGACACGTTCCCCAAGCTCGCCGCGCGGGAGGTCACGCTATCCTCCGGCACGGTCCGTTTGGCCGGGTTTTGCAAGGGCGCGGGCATGATCTGCCCGAACATGGCCACGATGCTCGGTTTTATCCTCTGCGATGCCGGCGTGGAGCACGAGTGGTGGCAGCAGGCCCTGGTCCGCTGCGTGGACAAGAGCTTCAACGCCATCACCGTTGACGGCGACACCAGCACCAATGATTGCGTTCTGGCGTTGGCCAACGGCACCGCAGTCAGGGCGCTGGGCGCGGATCTGGACCTTCTGGAGGAGGCGCTGCTCGAAATTTGCCAGGATCTGGCCTACATGATCGTGCAGGACGCCGAGGGCGGGACCAAGGTCATGCGCATCAATGTTCGCGGTGCGGCCAGCATGAGCGATGCGCAGCTTGCCGCGCGGGCAGTGGGCAATTCTCCGCTGGTCAAGACCGCCCTGTACGGCCGCGACCCCAACTGGGGCCGGATCGTGGCCGCCCTGGGACGGAGCGGAGCAGCTTTTGAACCCGACGATGTGGTCGTGCGCATCGCGGGCATGACCATTTTCCGTCAGGGCACCCCGGTCAAGGCGGATTGGGACAGCCTTTTGGCCTCGGCCCTGCGCCGGGACGTCGTGGATATCGACCTGGAGCTTTGCGCCGGAGAAGCCGAGCTTACGCTCATGGCCTCCGATTTTACCGAGGAGTACATCAAGATCAATGCTGAATATCGAACCTGA
- the murB gene encoding UDP-N-acetylmuramate dehydrogenase has protein sequence MKHLQNIPLKNYSTFRIGGVAKDIFFPGTPHELVEIVCRHRADNVPFWIHGGGANTLFPDSEILMPIISTSEMTACVRNGGTVHAQAGKIMDAWVLECLREGLGGIECLSGIPGTLGGALFMNAGAYGHEISDHLVSVTVLTRDGRVIDIPKQECGFGYRQASALREAVVLAGTWSLPQSDPKPLLAKRKEILARRKEKQPLEFPSAGSVFKRPEGAYASQLIDQAGLKGLRVGGAQVSEKHAGFIVNVDNATCRDVLELVEICRKTVRERFGYELELEQCLCPFCPDHK, from the coding sequence ATGAAACACCTGCAAAACATCCCTCTCAAAAACTACAGCACCTTCCGCATCGGAGGCGTGGCAAAAGACATTTTTTTCCCCGGGACCCCGCACGAGCTGGTTGAAATCGTTTGCCGGCATCGCGCCGACAACGTTCCCTTCTGGATTCACGGCGGCGGCGCCAACACTCTTTTCCCGGACAGCGAGATCCTTATGCCCATCATCTCCACCAGCGAGATGACGGCCTGCGTCCGCAATGGCGGCACCGTGCACGCACAGGCCGGAAAGATCATGGACGCCTGGGTCCTGGAATGCCTGCGCGAAGGGCTGGGGGGAATCGAATGCCTCTCGGGCATTCCCGGAACCCTCGGCGGGGCGCTGTTCATGAACGCAGGGGCCTACGGCCATGAAATCTCGGACCACCTTGTCAGCGTCACCGTCCTGACCCGGGATGGGCGCGTGATCGACATTCCCAAACAGGAATGCGGGTTCGGCTACCGTCAGGCCTCGGCCCTGCGCGAAGCGGTCGTGCTGGCCGGGACATGGAGCCTGCCGCAATCCGATCCTAAGCCCCTCCTCGCCAAGCGCAAGGAAATACTGGCCAGGCGCAAGGAAAAGCAACCGCTTGAATTCCCGTCCGCCGGCAGCGTCTTCAAGCGCCCTGAAGGCGCCTACGCATCCCAACTCATCGACCAGGCCGGTCTCAAGGGCCTGCGCGTGGGCGGCGCGCAGGTGTCGGAAAAACACGCCGGATTCATTGTCAACGTCGACAACGCCACCTGCCGGGACGTGCTCGAACTGGTGGAGATTTGCCGCAAAACCGTGCGCGAGCGCTTCGGTTACGAACTCGAACTCGAACAGTGCCTCTGTCCCTTCTGCCCCGATCACAAATAA
- a CDS encoding metallophosphoesterase family protein, which yields MIVAVMSDTHMDQPDTLLAAIFERYCRDADVLLHCGDCVSEETWSFLNSHPRFYSVQGNCDPLSLSGSLPVLRELELEGFRLGMGHGWGPRSRVGDEIASRFQGADIVCYGHTHVRDWRLSSGGVRLFNPGSLFWPRSGEGGMARLHLHRGQDPEVEWITI from the coding sequence ATGATTGTCGCGGTCATGTCCGATACGCATATGGATCAACCGGATACCCTTCTGGCGGCTATTTTTGAGCGTTATTGCCGTGACGCCGACGTGCTTCTGCACTGCGGAGACTGCGTGAGCGAGGAAACCTGGTCCTTTCTCAATTCCCATCCACGGTTTTACTCCGTGCAAGGCAACTGCGACCCGCTTTCCCTGAGCGGCAGTCTGCCCGTCCTGCGTGAACTGGAGCTGGAAGGGTTTCGTTTGGGCATGGGTCACGGATGGGGTCCGCGTTCCCGGGTAGGTGACGAGATTGCCAGCCGATTCCAGGGAGCGGACATTGTCTGCTACGGCCACACGCATGTTCGTGACTGGCGGCTGTCATCCGGAGGGGTTCGGCTTTTTAACCCTGGCTCCCTGTTTTGGCCGAGGTCAGGAGAAGGCGGCATGGCCCGGCTTCACTTGCATCGCGGGCAGGACCCGGAAGTGGAGTGGATAACCATCTAA
- a CDS encoding HD domain-containing protein has translation MLNIEPEAKPVVEQTWKRLADFVFELGMLRKTPRTGYQFLGSGAENVAEHSFRTAMIGYMLARKSGADVARTVFLCLFHDVHEARIGDFNYVNRIYNTSNPVLAITHALEGTGLRQDALELWHELEAGVTLESRLAQDADQLDFIANLKEELDLGNPYASKWLDHAVLRLKTDPALELARAIQTTDQSDWWFVRPDESWWRKGNGKPRP, from the coding sequence ATGCTGAATATCGAACCTGAAGCCAAGCCCGTGGTGGAGCAAACCTGGAAACGTCTGGCCGATTTTGTTTTTGAACTTGGAATGTTGCGTAAGACCCCACGCACCGGATACCAATTTTTGGGTTCGGGAGCAGAAAACGTGGCCGAGCACTCTTTCCGCACGGCCATGATCGGCTATATGCTGGCGCGGAAAAGCGGCGCGGATGTGGCCAGGACGGTTTTCCTGTGCCTTTTCCATGACGTGCACGAGGCCCGCATCGGCGATTTCAACTACGTCAACCGCATCTACAATACGAGCAACCCGGTCCTGGCCATCACGCACGCCCTGGAGGGCACGGGCCTGCGGCAGGATGCGCTTGAACTCTGGCACGAGCTGGAGGCCGGCGTGACTCTTGAATCCAGGCTCGCCCAGGATGCGGATCAACTCGATTTCATCGCCAACCTGAAGGAAGAGCTGGATCTGGGCAACCCCTATGCCTCCAAATGGCTTGACCATGCGGTTTTGCGACTCAAAACGGACCCGGCCCTGGAACTTGCCCGCGCCATACAGACCACGGATCAGTCGGATTGGTGGTTTGTGCGGCCGGACGAGTCCTGGTGGCGCAAGGGGAACGGCAAGCCCCGCCCCTAG
- a CDS encoding peptidylprolyl isomerase gives MLDILRQGAQSWGIKILFGIIIAVFVLAFGMNRVQNDQTTVVATVNDSPILFRPFQERLQRSLELARSQNPNLTAEILAQMGFKRQILEQMVIEELMMQQAAKLGLTVSKEELAKEIHLIPAFQNESNVFDPASYQNVLRANNLTPGKFESEYMRGMVMDKLRTYVGLPGRLGEDQARDFYTYGRSTATISYLMYPWENYQNQVNATDARINEYYEARKANYAVPARAKIDYLLLTPATLADPAAVSPEETEKYYAEQKEQFKIEEQVKASHLLVRVDENADEESVEKAMQTIKAAQKDLAAGKSFAEVAAQYTEDPSGTQTGGELGWFGRGRMVKPFEDAAFALEKGAVSEPVRTQFGFHLITVEDTKSAGYENYESVASDIANIIAEDRAAEILQDRLDQALEMVLVGEPLDAVVKAIGLKLEIRESDYFTKNQGPRDLPGLSPENAQVLFDLPQDITTQSPLPIADGYLLATKREQVAESVKPLEAVKAEIVAAITRDEALKVAKAAADKDLELLLKGETLTGATVKETEPFGRQGTINGLGMNQLLATKAFETKSGAWLPEAYAFPEGYVLAKAIQVTPPADEDWAAEKELWLTSLNERAEEQTMQAFVADLRAKADVRITNPALLEN, from the coding sequence ATGCTTGATATCCTGCGCCAGGGCGCCCAAAGTTGGGGAATAAAAATCCTCTTCGGCATCATCATTGCCGTTTTTGTTTTGGCCTTTGGCATGAATCGCGTGCAAAACGATCAGACCACCGTCGTCGCCACAGTCAACGACTCCCCCATTCTCTTTCGCCCGTTCCAGGAACGCCTGCAGCGCAGCCTCGAACTCGCACGTAGCCAGAACCCCAACCTGACCGCTGAGATTCTGGCCCAGATGGGATTCAAGAGACAGATCCTCGAACAGATGGTCATCGAAGAGTTGATGATGCAGCAGGCCGCCAAACTCGGCCTGACCGTTTCCAAGGAAGAGCTGGCCAAGGAGATTCATCTCATCCCCGCCTTCCAGAACGAAAGCAACGTCTTTGACCCGGCCTCGTACCAGAACGTGCTGCGTGCCAACAACCTCACGCCCGGCAAATTCGAATCCGAGTACATGCGCGGCATGGTCATGGACAAGCTGCGGACCTACGTCGGTCTTCCCGGCCGCCTCGGAGAGGATCAGGCCCGCGACTTCTACACATACGGCCGCAGCACTGCGACCATTTCGTATCTGATGTACCCGTGGGAAAACTATCAGAATCAGGTCAACGCCACGGACGCGCGGATCAATGAGTATTACGAGGCGCGCAAGGCCAACTATGCCGTGCCTGCCAGGGCCAAGATCGACTATCTGCTGCTCACTCCCGCGACTCTGGCCGACCCTGCCGCCGTTTCCCCCGAGGAAACCGAAAAGTACTACGCCGAGCAAAAGGAACAGTTCAAGATCGAAGAACAGGTCAAGGCCAGCCACCTTCTTGTGCGCGTTGACGAAAACGCCGATGAAGAAAGCGTGGAAAAGGCCATGCAGACCATAAAAGCCGCCCAGAAAGACCTGGCTGCCGGCAAATCCTTTGCGGAAGTGGCCGCGCAATACACCGAGGACCCCTCCGGCACACAGACCGGCGGAGAGCTGGGCTGGTTTGGCCGGGGCCGGATGGTGAAACCCTTCGAAGACGCGGCCTTTGCCCTGGAAAAGGGCGCTGTCAGCGAACCGGTCCGCACCCAGTTCGGCTTCCACCTGATCACCGTGGAAGACACCAAGAGCGCAGGCTATGAGAATTACGAGTCTGTCGCGAGCGACATCGCGAATATCATCGCCGAGGATCGCGCGGCGGAGATCCTGCAGGATCGTCTTGATCAGGCACTGGAAATGGTACTCGTCGGCGAGCCTCTCGATGCCGTGGTCAAAGCCATTGGCCTGAAGCTTGAGATCCGGGAATCGGACTACTTCACCAAGAATCAAGGCCCGAGGGATCTGCCCGGACTTTCTCCGGAAAATGCCCAGGTTCTCTTCGACCTGCCCCAGGACATCACGACGCAATCTCCGCTGCCCATTGCCGACGGATACCTGCTCGCCACCAAGCGTGAACAGGTTGCCGAAAGCGTGAAGCCGCTGGAAGCGGTCAAGGCGGAAATCGTCGCGGCCATCACCCGCGACGAAGCCTTGAAGGTGGCCAAGGCCGCCGCAGACAAGGATCTGGAGCTGTTGCTCAAGGGAGAAACCCTGACAGGCGCCACCGTAAAAGAGACCGAACCCTTCGGACGGCAAGGCACCATAAACGGCCTGGGCATGAACCAGTTGCTGGCCACCAAGGCCTTTGAGACCAAGTCCGGTGCATGGCTGCCCGAAGCCTACGCCTTTCCCGAAGGCTACGTTCTGGCCAAGGCCATACAGGTTACCCCGCCGGCCGACGAAGACTGGGCCGCGGAAAAAGAGTTATGGCTGACTTCCCTTAACGAAAGGGCCGAAGAGCAGACCATGCAGGCCTTTGTCGCGGATCTACGCGCCAAAGCCGATGTACGCATCACCAACCCTGCACTGCTCGAAAACTAA
- a CDS encoding RrF2 family transcriptional regulator: protein MKLSAKSRYASRILLDLALHNEGVPHRVNDISERTGITVPFIEQIIKPLKHAGMVTSKRGAAGGHQLGRSPENITLGDIVRIMEGSVELSACLSAPELCERTAVCPTRAAWQRATDAMLRELDTITLAGLAGGAPNCCQLADDYFERDSSLPV from the coding sequence ATGAAGCTTTCCGCGAAATCCAGATATGCGTCCCGGATCCTGCTTGACCTGGCCCTGCACAACGAGGGAGTGCCCCATCGCGTGAACGACATTTCCGAGCGCACGGGAATCACCGTGCCGTTCATCGAACAAATCATCAAGCCCCTGAAGCATGCCGGGATGGTCACGAGCAAGCGCGGCGCAGCAGGAGGACATCAGCTGGGCCGTTCACCGGAGAACATCACCCTGGGCGACATCGTGCGCATCATGGAAGGCTCGGTGGAGCTTTCGGCCTGTTTGAGCGCGCCGGAGCTGTGCGAAAGGACGGCTGTCTGCCCAACCCGTGCGGCCTGGCAGCGGGCCACGGACGCCATGCTGCGCGAACTGGACACCATCACTCTGGCCGGGCTGGCCGGTGGCGCGCCCAATTGCTGCCAATTGGCCGACGACTATTTCGAGCGCGACAGCTCGTTGCCTGTTTGA